CCGAGCCGCGCTTCTGCGGCCCCGAGGGGCAGGCCCTGGATCCCCAGGGTCGCTATGTCTTCGAGCCGGCCTCCCGGGCCTTCGTACCCGGCGAGCGCGGCATCGACGGCCGCACCCTCAAGCTGCTCGCCGCGGGGGATTGGCGGACCCCGGGCCTCGCCGGTCCGGCCAAGGCCGTCACCCGGGCGGCCATGGCGCCGCTGCTGGGCAGCCGCCCCCTGCGTTCGCGCGAATGGATGCACCAACTTGCCGCGCGGCGGCGGGCCCCCCAAGCTTGAAGAGCGGCGCGTCGCGCCTGGAAGCTTGAAGAAAGGCTTGCGGCACAGGTGGGTGGTAACATGCTGTTTTCCAGCTTCCAGCTTCCAGCTTCCAGCTTCCAGCTTCCAGCTTCCAGCTTCCAGCTTCCAGCTTCCAGCTTCCAGCTTCCAGCTTAAGGAGAACCCATGCATCCCCCCCGCATCCTGCTCGGCGTCAACATCGACCATATCGCCACCCTGCGCCAGGCCCGCGGCACCCGCTATCCCGATCCCGTCCAGGCCGCCCTGCTGGCCGAGGAGGCCGGCGCCGACGGCATCACCGTGCACCTGCGCGAGGACCGTCGGCATATCCAGGAACGCGACGTGCGCCTGCTGGCCGAGGTGCTGAACACCCGCATGAACCTCGAGATGGCGGTCACCGAGGCGATGCTGGCGCTCGCCGAGGAGCTTCGCCCGGCCCATGTGTGCCTGGTGCCCGAGAAACGCGAGGAGCTGACCACCGAGGGAGGCCTGGACGTGGCCGGTGGCTTCGAGGCCGTGGCCTCGGCTTGCCGCCGGCTGGCCGAGGCGGGCTGTGAGGTCTCGCTGTTCATCGACCCCGAGCCTGCCCAGGTCGAGGCGGCGGCCCGGGCCGGTGCGCCGGTGATCGAGCTGCATACCGGGGCCTATGCCGAGGCGAGCGGACGGCAGGCCGCCCGGGAGCATGCGCGCCTGGTGGCCGCCGCGGAGATGGCCGGAGAGCTGGGCCTGACCGTCAATGCGGGCCATGGCCTGCACTATCATAATGTCGAGGCCATCGCCGCGATTCCCGGGCTGCACGAGCTCAACATCGGCCACGCGATCATCGCCAGGGCGCTGTTCGTCGGCCTCAAGGAGGCCGTGGCCGAGATGAAGCGCCTGGCGATCGCCGGCCAGGAGGCGGGCCTGCTGGCGGCGCTCGACGAGCATGATCACGCACACGACGACGAGGGTGATTGCTGCCGATGATCATCGGGGTGGGGACCGACATCGCCAGGGTGGCACGCTTCGAGCGTGCCGTGGTGCGCCATGGCGAGCGCTTCGCCCAGCGCTTGCTCGGCGACGACGAGCTGACCCTGTTCCAGGCGCGGGGTCGGCCGGTGGCCTACCTGGCCAAGCGGTTCGCCGCCAAGGAGGCCTTCGTCAAGGCGCTGGGTACCGGCCTGCGACGGGGCATGCGCTGGACCGAGATCCAGGTGGTCAACGATGCCATGGGGCGTCCCTCCCTGCTGCTGTCCGGCCAGGCCCATGACCTGGCCGAAGCGGCCGGCGTCAAGGCCCTTCATCTCTCGCTGTCGGACGAGGAAGCGTTCGCCGTGGCCTTCGTGGTGCTGGAGGGCTGAGCCGCCTGCCAGGTTCTCAGGCCCGCCATGGCGGCGTACAGATCCGGCAGTAGCGCGGTGACCGCGTCGAGGCCCCGGGAACGCAGGCGGGTCTCCAGGGTCTCCGCCAGCAGCCCCAGGCGGGGGACTCCGCAATAGCGGCAGGCACCGTTGAGCGCATGCAGGGCATCGAGCAGCGCTTCCCCGTCGCCCCGCCCGCTGGCCCGGCGGATGGCGGCCTCGCTGTCGTCCAGGGAGGCGATCAGCTGGTCCAGCAACTGGCGCGCCTGCGCCTCGCGTCCACCGGCCAGCCGGGTGCCGAGGGCCAGGTCCACCTCCGCCAGTTCCGCGTCATTGCCAATCGGCTCGTCGGCGGGTGGCGCCCCCTCCATGGCCAGCCCCATGCCCAGATGGTGGCGCAGCAGGCCCGACAGTTCGGTGACGTCCAGGGGTTTCTCCAGGACACCGTCCAGTCCGCTCTCGAGCAGCTGGCGGCGCTGATCGTTCTGGATATGGGCCGTGACGGCGATGATCGGCAGCCCCCGCCAGCGGCCACCCAGGGCACGCAGGGCCCGGGTGGTCTCGACCCCATCCATGCCCTGCATGCGGATGTCCATCAGCACCACATCGAAGGGCGTCTTCTGGGCCATGGCGAGGGCCTCCTCGCCGCTGGCGGCGAGGGTCACCTCGAGGGTCGGGCCCTGGACGAGCTCCTTGAGCAGCAGCCGGTTGGACTCGGTGTCGTCGACCACCAGCAGCTGGCGCAGGGGGCTCGGCGGTCGGGCGGGGCGAAGGGCGGCGCCTTCTCGCCGGGCGCTGCCGAGGGTGCGTCTCACCGTGGCGGCCAGCCCCTTGCGCGACAACGGCTTGCTGAGGACCTCCCCGCCATGGGGAAGCGGCAGGTCGGGCAGGTCGGGCGGGCTGGCATTGACCAGCAGCAGGGCCGGGCAGCCCAGGGCGTCGAGCCGTTGCTGCCAGCCCGCCAGGCCCGCGGGGGCGAGGTCTGCGGCGGCCAGGCCGATCACGGCCAGCGCCGGGCCAGCCGCGGGGCGTCCCGTCAGGCCGCTGACCCGGGCGCCCCAGCGGGTCATCAGGTGCTGCAGGGCGCGCCGGGTGGGCAGGTGGGGCTCATCGAGGACGATCAGGGTATCGTCGAGGTGCAGCTCCGGGGGACGCTCCGTCTCGGCCTGGCAGGTCAGGGGCAGGGTGAAGGCGAAGGTCGAGCCTTCCCCGGGCGTGCTGTCGACGCTGATCTCGCCACCCATCTGCTCGACCAGCTGGCGGCTGATGGTCAGGCCCAGTCCGGTGCCGCCGAACTCCCGCTGATGGCTGGCGTCGGCCTGGTGGAAGGCCCGGAACAGTCGATGCTGGGCCTCCTCGGACAGGCCGATGCCGGTGTCGGTGACCAGCACGCGCAGCAGGGTGTGACCGGGCGCCTGCTGCTCCACCATCACCCGGACGATGACCTCGCCCGCGTCGGTGAACTTGACGGCATTGCTCACCAGGTTGGTCAGCACCTGGCGGATGCGCAGGGGGTCGCCGCTGAGGGCCTCGGGGACGTCATCGTAGACCAGGCCGAGCAATTGGAGGCCCTTCTGCTGGGCCTGGGGCGCCTGCAGGACGAGGACCTCGTCGACCAGGGCCACCATGTCCAGGGCCGTGTGCTCGAGCTCGAGGCAGCCGGCCTCGATCTTCGAGAAGTCGAGCACGTCGTTGACCAGCATCAGCAGGTTGTCGCAGGCCCGCTGGACATGGTCGAGCCACTCGCGCTGGCGAGGCGCCAGCTCCGTGCGGTGCAACAGGCGGCAGAAGCCGATGATGCCGTTGAGGGGCGTGCGGATCTCGTGGCTCATGTTGGCCAGGAACTCCGACTTGGCGCGGTTGGCCTCCAGGGCTTCGCGGTGGGCCAGGTCCAGCTCGATGTTCTGGACCTCGATGGTCTCCATGGATTCCTGCAACTCGCCGGTGGCCTGTTCGATCTGGATCTGGAGGTCGTCCCGGGCCGAGGCCAGGTGCGCGTTGAGCTCGTTGAGGCGTCGGGCCAGCCGGGCCATCTCGGCGTCGGACGGGGCCGACAGGGGGGGCGGGGCGTGGCCGGCCATCAACTGCTCGAGGGTCTGGCTGGCCTCGTCGAGGGGCTGGGTCACCCGGCGGGTGGTGGAATGGGCGACCAGGAACAGCAGCAGGCCGGCCATCAGCAGCACCAGGCCGCCGGTCGCGAGCTGGCGATAGTAGGCCAGCGGGAGGGCGGAGGCGTCGATGTCCAGCAGCAGCCGGGCCCCGGGCGTTCCCGGCAGCGGAACGGCCAGCAGCCACTGTCGCCCCCGGGTGGCCAGTCGGGGACCCTCCGTGGCCCCTGGCGCGGCGTCGAGGAGGCGCAGACGCCCGAGTTCCAGGCGCAGTGCCCCGTCGGTGCCCTGCACGCCGAGGGCGCGCACCTCCTCGAGGTCGAGCAGCCGGCCGGCCGTGGCCGCGAGGGCCTGTCGATCACCGTCGGCCAGGGCCTCGCCCAGGGTCGGAGCCAGCAGCTCCGCCGCCCGGGTCAGGTGATCGCGCATCAACTGGCGATGGCGGCGGTCCTCCAGCTCCGTCACCACGGCCGCCGCCAGGGTCAGCAGGATCAGCGGCAGGGCGAGGGTGGCCAGCATCAGGCGGGTCTTCAGTGACATCGGCGAAGCTCGTCGGGTGGCGGCGTCGGGGCCAGTATGCCACAGCCGGGGGGCATGCCTGTCCAGTGCGGTCGGCCAAGGATATAATGGCGAAAAGACGTTTCCACTAGGAAGGTTGCATGCATTTCCCCACCCTGGAGGAAACCATCGGCCATACGCCGCTGGTTCGCCTCAAGCGCATCTCCGCCGGGCGCAACAACACCCTGCTGGCCAAGCTCGAAGGCCACAACCCGGCCGGCTCGGTGAAGGACCGCCCGGCGCTGTCCATGCTCCAGGAGGCCGAGCGCCGCGGTACCATCGCCCCGGGCGACACCCTCATCGAGGCCACGTCCGGCAACACCGGCATCGCCCTGGCCATGGCGGCCGCCATCAAGGGCTATCGCCTGGTGCTGATCATGCCCGAGAGCGCCTCCGACGAACGCAAGCAGGCCATGGCCGCCTATGGTGCGGAGCTCATCGGCGTCAGCAAGGAGGGCGGCATGGAGGCGGCGCGGGACCTGGCCGAGACCATGATCGCGCGCGGCGAGGGCAAGCCGCTCGACCAGTTCGCCAACCCCGACAACCCCCTGGCCCATTACCGGGGCACGGGGCCCGAGCTGTGGGAGCAGACGGGCGGCACCATCACCCACTTCATCAGCTCGATGGGCACCACCGGGACCATCATGGGGGTCTCCCGTTACCTCAAGGAGCGCGATCCCGCGGTGCAGATCATCGGCCTGCAGCCCGAGGACGGTGCCAGTATCGCCGGGATCCGCCGCTGGCCCGAGGCCTACCTGCCGCGTATCTTCGAGCCGGCCCGGGTCGACCGGGTGCTGGATATCGGCCAGGAGGAGGCCGAGGGCCACATGCGGCGCCTGGCCCGGGAGGAGGGCATCCTCGCCGGGGTCTCGTCCGGCGGTGCCCTGGCGGGCGCCCTGCGCGTGGCCGAGGAGGTCGAGAACGCGGTGATCGTCTTCATCGTCTGCGACCGGGGTGACCGTTACCTGTCCACCGGCCTGTTCGCCCCGGAGTCCTGAGGTGGCGGCTCTCGGCAAGCGACGGCCCCCGCGGCCACGCTCCGGCGTGTCCGGCCTCCAGGAACGGCGCCGCGAGGCCCCCGCGTCCCCCCCGGCGAGCGACGAGGAGACGGTCCTGACCATCCAGGGCCTCGCCCATGACGGCCGCGGCGTGGCGCGGAACGCGGCCGGCAAGACCGTCTTCGTCGAGGGCGCACTGCCCGGCGAGCGGGTCGAGGTCGCGGTGCACCGCACCCGCCAGCGCTACGACGAGGCCCATGTGCGGACCCTGGTCGAGGCCTCGCCGGAGCGGGTCACGCCGCCCTGCGCCCATTTCGCCCGATGCGGCGGCTGTGACCTCCAGCACCTGAGCATCGACGGCCAGCGGCGCCACAAGCAGGCGGTGCTGCGCGAGCTGCTGGCGCGGCAGGGCATCACCCCGGCGGGGGAGCCCGAGCTGCTGGCCGGGGCCGGGGAGGGCTATCGGCGTCGCGCCCGTCTCGGCGTCAAGGTCGATGCCGACGGCGGCGTGCATCTGGGCTTCCGGGCCCGGCACAGCCATCGGCTGGTGGATGTCGAGAGCTGCCCGGTGCTGGTGCCGTCGCTGTCGGTCCTGCCGGGACCGCTTCGCCGGCTCGTCGAGGGACTGGAGGCCCCGCGCCAGGTGGGGCACCTGGAGCTGTCGGCCAGCGATGCCGGCGTGACCCTGGTGGTGCGCCAGCTGCGCGACCACGCCGCCGATACCGCCCGCTGGCGAGCCTTCGCCGAGGCGCGCGGCCTGCACCTGGCGCGCTGGGTCGGGCGCGAGGCGCCGGTCTTCGAGTGGCTGACCCCGCGCCCGACGCTCGCCAGTCGCTTGCGGGTCGCCTCGCAAGAGGTCACCCTGTCGTTCTCACCGGGGGACTTCCTGCAGGCCAACGAGGCCGTCAACCAGCGCATGGTGGCCGCCGCCCTGGCCTGGCTGGCGCCCCTCGCCGCCGGGGAGCGGGTGCTGGACCTGTTCGCCGGGGTGGGCAACTTCAGCCTGCCGCTGGCCGCGCAGGGGGCGCGGGTGCGGGCCGTGGAAGGCAGCCCGGCCATGGTCGAGCGCCTGGCCGACAACGCCCGGCGCAACGGCCTCGCGGTGGAGGCGCGCCAGGCGGACCTCAACGATGCCGCCGCCTGCCTGCCGTTGCTGGAGGATCCGGCGCCCGGCACGGTCGTCCTCGATCCGCCCCGGGACGGGGCCGAGATGGCCTGCCGCCTGCTGGCACGGCATCCGGCGCCTCGGGTGCTCTACGTCTCCTGCGATCCGGCCACCCTGGCCCGGGATGCGGCGCATCTCGTGCGGGCCGGCTATGTCGTCAGCCGGTGGGCGGTGGCCGACATGTTCGCCCATACCGCCCACCTGGAATCCATGCTGCTGCTCGAGAGTCCCCATGCCGGGCAGCCGCGCCAAGGAGCGTCAACCGATGGTTAAAGTGCGGGAAGACCAGCCGTTGGCCGAGGATGGCCGGGTCGATATCGCGCAGTGGGTCGAGCGCCTGCAGGAAGACGTCAAGCTGCCCGCCGCGGACGAGATGCGCACCGCCTGCGAGCTGGCCCAGCGCCTGGAACGGGAATCCGAACGGCCCCACAAGGCCTGGCTCAAGGACGGCTCGAGCTTTCGCATGGGCCTGGAGATGGCGGACATTCTCGGCGAGCTGCGCCTCGACCAGCCGGCCCTCGAGGCCGCCGTGCTGTATCGCGCGGTGCGCGAGGGGCTGATCGACCTGGAGGAGGTCGGCAAACGCTTCGGCGCCGAGGTCGCCGGCCTGATCGACGGGGTGCTGCAGATGGCCGCCATCAGCACCTCCCAGACGCCGAGTCAGGGCCTGATCCAGCACGACCAGCAGGACAACCTGCGCAAGATGCTGGTCAACATGATCGACGACGTGCGGGTGGCCCTGATCAAGATCGCCGAGCGGACCTGCGCGCTGCGCCAGGTCCGCGACGCCCCCCGCGAGAAGCGCCTCCAGGTGGCCCGCGAGGTGTTCGACATCTACGCCCCGCTGGCCCACCGGCTGGGCATCGGCCATCTCAAGTGGGAGCTGGAGGACCTGTCCTTCCGCTATCTCCACGAGGACGACTACAAGGCCATCGCCCGCCAGCTGGCCGAGAAGCGCCTCGACCGCGACCGCTACATCCACGACGTGGTGGAGACCCTGAAGTCACTGATGGACGCCCAGGGCATCCGTCGCTACCAGGTGGACGGCCGGGCCAAGCATATCTACTCGATCTGGCGGAAGATGAAGCGCAAGCGCATCGACTTCTCCCAGGTCCACGACATCCGGGCGGTGCGGATCCTGGTCCCCGAGGTCAGCGACTGCTACACGGTGCTCGGCATCGTGCACTCGCGCTGGCATCACGTGCCCAACGAGTTCGACGACTACATCGCCAACCCCAAGAAGAACGGCTACCAGTCGCTGCACACCGCGGTCTTCGGCCCGGAGAGCAAGGTGCTGGAGATCCAGATCCGCACCTTCGCCATGCACGAGGAGGCCGAGCTCGGGGTCTGCGCCCACTGGCGCTACAAGGGCCACGACACCAGTGCTCGCAGCGCCAGCTACGAGGAGAAGATCGCCTGGCTGCGTCAGGTACTGGAATGGCAGGAAGAGGTCGGCGACTTCGGCAACATCCGCGAGGGGCTGTCCAGCGACGTGGCCCCCGACCGCATCTACGTGTTCACCCCGGACGGTCACGTCATCGACCTGCCGCGGGTGGCCACGCCCATCGACTTCGCCTACCGGGTGCACACCGAGGTGGGCCACCGCTGCCGGGGTGCCAAGGTCAACGGGCGCATCGTGCCGCTGACCTATCGGCTCAAGACCGGGCAGCAGGTGGAGATCCTCACCGCCAGCAAGGGCGGGCCGAGCCGCGACTGGCTCAACCCGAACCTCGGCTACGTCTGCACCTCGCGAGCCCGGGCCAAGATCCAGGCCTGGTTCAAGCACCAGGCCCGGGACCGCAACCTCGAGGAGGGGCGGGCCCTGTTCGAGCGCGAGATGAAGCGCCTCGACGTCGAGGACATGGATCTCACCCGGCTCGCCAACAAGGTCAACTACACCGGCCCCGACGACATGTACGCGGCGCTCGGGGCCGGCGACCTGCGCATCGGCCAGGTGCTGCACCAGGCCCAGCAGCTGTTCGGCGAATCCGACGACCAGGAGCAGCTCGACAAGCTGCTGGCCAAGCCGCGCAAGTCCGCCGACAAGGGCCGCAGCGGTGACATCACCGTGCTCGGGGTCGGCAACCTCAAGACCAGCATGGCCAACTGTTGCCACCCGGTGCCCGGCGAGGCCATCGTCGGCTTCATCACCCAGGGCCGCGGGGTCACCGTGCATCGCGAGGACTGCCCCAACATCCTGCAGCTGCGCCTCGACGAGCCCCAGCGGGTGATCGAGGTGGAGTGGGGGGAGCGGGCCCGCACCCAGTACCCGGTGGATATCGAGATCCAGGCCTGGGACCGCTCGGGCCTGCTGCGCGATGTCACCGGCGTGCTCAGCCACGAGAAGGTCAACGTGCTGTCGGTGAACACCCTGACCGACACCGACGACGGCATCGCCCGCATGGCGATCACCCTGGAAGTGGATGGCCTGGAAACCCTGGGGCGCCTGTTCTCGCGCATCCAGCAGCTCCCCAACGTCATCGAGGTGCGTCGCCTGCGGGCCGGCGCCAAGGGCAAGAAGAAACGCGGGAGCAAGCGTGCATGAGTGAGCGACGCTATGGCCTCGACGACCTGCTGACCCTGATGGCGGTGCTGCGCGACCCCGAGCGGGGGTGTCCCTGGGACGTCAGGCAGGACTGGGACACCATCGTTCCCCACACCCTTGAGGAGGCCTACGAGGTGGCGGATGCCATCGAGCGGCGGGCCTTCGAGGAGCTGCCCGGCGAGCTCGGCGACCTGCTCTTCCAGGTGGTCTACTACAGCCAGTTCGCCGCCGAGGAGCAGCGCTTCGACTTCCATGACGTGGTGCACACCCTCACCGCCAAGATGCTGCACCGCCATCCCCATGTCTTTCCCGACGGCACCCTGGCCTCGCGACGCGAGGGGGTGAGCGCCGCCGAGGTGGAAACCCGCCAGGTCCATTCCCGTTGGGAGGCGCTCAAGGCCGAGGAGCGCGACGCCCGAGCCAGCGATGCCGCCTCGGTACTGGATGATGTCCCGCGCACCCTGCCGGCCCTGTCCCGCGCCGCCAAGCTGTCCAAGCGGGCCGCCCGGGAGGGCTTCGACTGGCCGGACACCCGCGGCGTCATCGCCAAGCTGCGCGAGGAACTCGACGAGGTCGAGGCGGCGCTGGCCGCGGGGGAGCGGGAGCATGCCGCGGAGGAGGTCGGTGACCTGTTGTTCGCCACCGTCAACCTGGCCCGCACCCTCGAGGCCGATCCCGAGCGCTGCCTGCGCGCCACCAACGGCAAGTTCGAACGTCGCTTCCGGCAGGTGGAAGCCGCCCTGGCCGGGGAGGGCACGTCCCTCGCCGAGGCCGGACTCGCGCGCATGGAGCAGCACTGGCAGGCGGCCAAGCGTCGGGAAGCCACGTCCACTACACGCTCGGAAGGAGAATCCCGGAAATGAGTCACGACCTGCACGAGTCGCTACGCGACAACGTCCGCATTCTGGGCGACAGCCTGGGGCGCACCATCGCCGATGACCTGGGCGAGGGCTTCGTCGACCGCATCGAGACCATCCGCGGGCTGGCCAAGCAGGGTCGCCAGGGCGAGGCCGACAGTCGCCGCCAGCTGATCGACTACCTGCGCGGTCTGCCCGACAGCGACCTGCTGCCGGTGACCCGGGCCTTCAACCAGTTCCTCAACTTGGCCAATATCGCCGAGCAGCACTACCGGGCTCGCTTCCGCCGGGTCGAGGACTACAAGCCCGGGGCCCAGCCGGTGCTCGGGGAGTTGCTGACGCGCGCCCAGGGCGAGGGCCATTCGCCGCGCAAGCTGGTCGAGACCCTGGCCAACATGCGGGTCGAGCTGGTGCTGACCGCGCATCCCACCGAGGTCATCCGCCGCACCCTGATCCAGAAGTACGACGCCATCGATGACTGCCTGACCGCCATCGAGTCTTCCACCGACTACCCCGAGCGCGGCGCCCGCGCCCAGGGGCGCCTCGAGGAACTGATCAGCCAGGCCTGGCACACCGACGAGATCCGCCACGAGCGCCCGACCCCGGTGGACGAGGCCAAGTGGGGCTTCGCGGTGATCGAGAACTCCCTGTGGCAGGCGGTGCCCGACTTCCACCGCGACCTGGACAACCTGCTGCTGGAGACGGCCGGCGAGCGGCTGCCGCTGGATGCCGCCCCGCTGCGCTTCGCCTCCTGGATGGGCGGGGACCGTGACGGCAACCCCAATGTCACCGCCAAGGTGACCCGGGAAGTGCTGCTGCTGGGCCGCTGGATGGCGGCGGATCTCTACCAGCGGGATCTCGAGCAGCTCAAGATCGAACTGTCGATGTGGAAGGCCAACAGCGCCCTGAAGGCCGAGGTCGGGGATGTCGCCGAGCCCTACCGGGAGCTGCTCAAGCGGCTGCTCGCCAAGGTCGAGGCCACCCGGGACTGGGCCAAGGCCCAGCTCGACGGCAGGAACCACGATGGCGGTCCGATCATCGAGACCCGCGACCAGCTCTATGCCCCGCTGCTGGCCTGCTACCGCTCGCTGTGCGACGTGGGCCTCGACACCATCGCCAATGGGGTGCTGCTCGACACCCTGCGTCGGGTGGCGGTGTTCGGCGTCACCCTGACCAAGCTCGACCTGCGCCAGGAGGCCAGCCGTCACGAGCAGGCCCTGGAGGAGCTCACCGAGAGTCTCGGCCTCGGCCACTATCGCGACTGGAGCGAGGAGCAGCGCCAGGCCTTCCTGCTCGCCGAACTGGACTCGCGGCGTCCCCTGATCCCGCGTCGCTGGGAGTGCTCGGCGGAGACCCGCGAGGTCCTGGATACCTTCCGGGTCATCGCCTCCGAGCACGCCGAGGCGCTCGGCACCTACATCATCTCGATGGCCGCCCAGCCCTCCGACGTGCTGGCCGTGGCGCTGCTGATGAAGGAGGTCGGCGGCAACGTCACCCTGCCCATCGCACCGCTGTTCGAGACCCTCGACGACCTCAACCGTGCCGGCGACGTCATCGACCGCCTGCTGGCCCTGCCCGGCTATCGCGCCCTGGCCGGCGACCGCCAGGAGGTGATGATCGGCTACTCGGACTCCGCCAAGGACGCCGGCCAGCTGGCCGCGGCCTGGGCCCAGTACCGGGCCCAGGAGGCGCTGGTCGAGGTGTGCCGCCAGCATGGCGCCGACCTGACGCTCTTCCACGGCCGCGGGGGCACCGTGGGCCGTGGCGGGGGGCCCGCCCACGCGGCCATCCTCTCCCAGCCGCCGGGCTCGGTGAACGGCAGCCTGCGGGTGACCGAGCAGGGGGAGATGATCCGCTTCAAGTTCGGTCAGCCCGACATCGCCCTGCGCTCCATGGAGATCTATACCTGTGCGGTACTCGAGGCCTCGCTGCTGCCGCCGCCGACTCCCGAGCCGGCCTGGCGCGAGGAGATGGATCGGCTGGCCGAGATCGCCCATCGGGCCTATGTCGGGGTGGTGCGCGAGGATCCCGATTTCGTGCCCTATTTCCGCTCGGTGACCCCGGAAGGCGCCCTGGGGCGGTTGCCCCTGGGGTCGCGGCCGGCCAAGCGGCGCCAGGACGGTGGCGTGGAGACCCTGCGCGCCATCCCCTGGATCTTCGCCTGGACCCAGACCCGCCTGATGCTGCCGGCCTGGCTGGGCAGTGGCGAGGCCTTCGCCACGCGGCTGGAAGAGGAGGGCGGTCTCGAGGTGCTGCGCGAGATGCGCAACCACTGGCCCTTCTTCGGCACCTACCTGGACATGCTGGAGATGCTGCTGGCCAAGGCCGACGTGGGCATCGCCACCTACTACGAGAACCGCCTGGTGGACGAGCCGGCCCTCGAGGCCCTGGGGGCCCGGCTGAGGGAGCGCTTCGCTCGACTCCATGAGGGGGTGCTGCAGATCCTCGACCAGGGGGAGCTTCTCGAGAGCACGCCGCTGATCCGCCAGGCGGTGGAGGTACGCAACCCCTACATCGATCCCCTGCACGGCCTCCAGGCCGAGCTCCTGCAGCGTAACCGGGACGCCGACGGGGCGATCAGCGCCGATCTCTCCCGGGCCCTGATGGTGACCATGGCGGGGATCGCCGCCGGCCTGCGCAACACCGGCTAGGCCCGGGCCTCGCCCGGGAGCTTGAAGCTGGAAGAAAAACCGCCTCCGTGGCCTTGCCACGGAGGCGGTTGCATTCAAGCTGCCCTCCAGCTTCCAGCTTCCAGCTTCCAGCTTCCAGCTTCCAGCTTATCGCTCAGAAGGGCAGATGGACGGAGGCGGTGATCAGGTTGAGGTGCGAGAGCATCGGATCATCGAAGCTCTCGTATTCCAACTGACTGATCACCCGGTTCATGCGCAGCCGGGCGCCGAAGCCGTTGACTCGCGCCATGCCCCCGCCGAGGCCGGCCTCGTCGACGCCGCCGCTCACGGCCTCGCCCTGCCAGCCCGCCAGCCCCGACTTGGCATAGAGGCCGAGGCGGCCGAGGCGGACGCCGGCCATCAGGCTGCCGCCCAGGCTGGTGGTGTCGAGGATCCGTTGCTGGCCGTCCGCCGAGACGGGGACGTCGTCGCTCTCGCGATAGCTGACCTCGGCGCCGAAGTCGAGCCGGGGCAGCCCGGGAGGCGAGAAGCCGGCGGTCAGGCGAAAGCCCGAGGTGACACCGTCGGGTGAGTCGACGTCGTCGCCCTGCAGGCTCAGGCCGTTGTCGAGTCGGGCGAGGTCGGTGGCCTGTCCGGAGAAGGCCGGGCGTTCGGCGGCGGCCAGGCCCGGGACGGCAACGACCACTGCGATGGCGGCCACCAGGGGGCGCCATACCGCTTGGATGTTCATGGATACCTGACCTTGGACCGGCCGCCGGCGGCTGACCCGTCCGTTCATTATCCTTGTTGAGGCTAGCAGGCGACACTGCCCGCCGCCAGGCTGCGGTCAGCGCTCGGCGAAGTGGCGGTAGAGGGCGGCGAGCCGCGGCGTGGCCAGGTCATGGCGGCGTCCGGCGGCCAGCAGCGGGCCGAGGATCGCCTCGTGCTCGGTGGGCCGGCCGGCCAGCACGTCCTGCAGCATCGAGGCGCGGTTGTTGGCGGTGCCCGACACCACCCCCCACACCAGGCCCGCCAGCCCCTCGGCGGGCGGTGGCAGGCCCTCGGCGGCCATCACGGCGGCGAACTCGTCGAGCACGGCGTCCACCATGGGCCGGAAGGGGCGATCGCGGAGCTGGCCGTTGCGGATGCGAAAGCGCGCCACCAGGGGGTTGATGGCGGCGTTCACCGCCAGCTTGTGCCAGAGCCGTACGCGGATGTCGGGCACCGCCGCGGCCGGCAGGCCGGCCGCGCCGAGCCGGGTCGCCAGGGCGGCGGCGAGCGCGCCGTGGCCGCCGCCGAGGTGGCCGACCAGGGTGCGGCCATGGCCGGCATGCACCACGCCCGCGTCACCCTGCAGGTAGGCGCCCTCGGTGGTGGTGGCGCACAGCACCGGCCCCGTCCAGCGCTCGGTCAGGGTCG
The Halomonas sp. M4R1S46 DNA segment above includes these coding regions:
- the pdxJ gene encoding pyridoxine 5'-phosphate synthase, with translation MHPPRILLGVNIDHIATLRQARGTRYPDPVQAALLAEEAGADGITVHLREDRRHIQERDVRLLAEVLNTRMNLEMAVTEAMLALAEELRPAHVCLVPEKREELTTEGGLDVAGGFEAVASACRRLAEAGCEVSLFIDPEPAQVEAAARAGAPVIELHTGAYAEASGRQAAREHARLVAAAEMAGELGLTVNAGHGLHYHNVEAIAAIPGLHELNIGHAIIARALFVGLKEAVAEMKRLAIAGQEAGLLAALDEHDHAHDDEGDCCR
- the acpS gene encoding holo-ACP synthase, which gives rise to MIIGVGTDIARVARFERAVVRHGERFAQRLLGDDELTLFQARGRPVAYLAKRFAAKEAFVKALGTGLRRGMRWTEIQVVNDAMGRPSLLLSGQAHDLAEAAGVKALHLSLSDEEAFAVAFVVLEG
- a CDS encoding ATP-binding protein is translated as MSLKTRLMLATLALPLILLTLAAAVVTELEDRRHRQLMRDHLTRAAELLAPTLGEALADGDRQALAATAGRLLDLEEVRALGVQGTDGALRLELGRLRLLDAAPGATEGPRLATRGRQWLLAVPLPGTPGARLLLDIDASALPLAYYRQLATGGLVLLMAGLLLFLVAHSTTRRVTQPLDEASQTLEQLMAGHAPPPLSAPSDAEMARLARRLNELNAHLASARDDLQIQIEQATGELQESMETIEVQNIELDLAHREALEANRAKSEFLANMSHEIRTPLNGIIGFCRLLHRTELAPRQREWLDHVQRACDNLLMLVNDVLDFSKIEAGCLELEHTALDMVALVDEVLVLQAPQAQQKGLQLLGLVYDDVPEALSGDPLRIRQVLTNLVSNAVKFTDAGEVIVRVMVEQQAPGHTLLRVLVTDTGIGLSEEAQHRLFRAFHQADASHQREFGGTGLGLTISRQLVEQMGGEISVDSTPGEGSTFAFTLPLTCQAETERPPELHLDDTLIVLDEPHLPTRRALQHLMTRWGARVSGLTGRPAAGPALAVIGLAAADLAPAGLAGWQQRLDALGCPALLLVNASPPDLPDLPLPHGGEVLSKPLSRKGLAATVRRTLGSARREGAALRPARPPSPLRQLLVVDDTESNRLLLKELVQGPTLEVTLAASGEEALAMAQKTPFDVVLMDIRMQGMDGVETTRALRALGGRWRGLPIIAVTAHIQNDQRRQLLESGLDGVLEKPLDVTELSGLLRHHLGMGLAMEGAPPADEPIGNDAELAEVDLALGTRLAGGREAQARQLLDQLIASLDDSEAAIRRASGRGDGEALLDALHALNGACRYCGVPRLGLLAETLETRLRSRGLDAVTALLPDLYAAMAGLRTWQAAQPSSTTKATANASSSDSER
- the cysM gene encoding cysteine synthase CysM, with the translated sequence MHFPTLEETIGHTPLVRLKRISAGRNNTLLAKLEGHNPAGSVKDRPALSMLQEAERRGTIAPGDTLIEATSGNTGIALAMAAAIKGYRLVLIMPESASDERKQAMAAYGAELIGVSKEGGMEAARDLAETMIARGEGKPLDQFANPDNPLAHYRGTGPELWEQTGGTITHFISSMGTTGTIMGVSRYLKERDPAVQIIGLQPEDGASIAGIRRWPEAYLPRIFEPARVDRVLDIGQEEAEGHMRRLAREEGILAGVSSGGALAGALRVAEEVENAVIVFIVCDRGDRYLSTGLFAPES